The Candidatus Sysuiplasma acidicola genome contains the following window.
ACCACCCCGTCCGTGAAAAAACTTGAGCCTGACGCCGAAACGGGAAGCCGCTTCCAGCAGGTCCGTCTGAGAGCAGTATATGAGCCATCTGGAGGTCATGTAGCCAGCATCCTTGTTGCTGTCAGAATAGCCGAGCATAATCTCCTGCTCCATGCCCCTCCTTGACAGAAATTCACTATACAGTCTGTTACCGAACAGTCTTGTCATGACATCGGCAGACTTTCTGAGGTCTGCATATGTCTCGAACAGCGGGACGACCGGCAGTTCCGACGTTCCGTCAGTGCCGAGTCCTGCGGCCTTCTGCAGGAAGAGCGCCTCGAGAAGCTGGATGTCAGAATGCGTATTGCTGACAATGTAACTGCCCATTGAGCCTTTTCCGAATCTCTTCTGTGCCTCTCCGGCGGCCTTCAGCATGGCCAGTATTCTGGTTTCCCTGTGTCCTTCCCTGCCGGCGATGACAGGCTTAACAGGTGAGGCAAGCAACTCCTCGAGGCGCTTTCTCTTTTCATCATCTGTCATGTCATTATATCCCGCAGTTTCCTCTGACGACGGGGCAAGAGCGGCTACCGCATCTGACTGTTCTGAGGAATGAACACGTATGTCCGGGGATGCGAGATGGATCGAAAAGGTTTCCACAGTTCTTATGAGATCCTCCAGTGCACCTCCGGCAATTGTGTCATTGCCCCCCTCGAGCAGACTCTGCTGCATGACCCTCAGATCAGAGAGAAGTTCTTCGCCGCAGGTATAGCGTCTGGGCGCGTGCGCTTCAGTTTCTGCGAGTCTCGCTATGATGAAACTGCACAGAGCCCTGTACGGCTCATTTTCGTTTACCCTGGAAATCTCTTTCCACACCTCCGGAAAATCGGTCTTGCAGGTTTCGAGTCGGTGCATGAGCGCGCCGCTCATGATGGCATATTTCTCAGACACCGAAAGTCTGGATATGAGCCTGTTGAGGGCAGCGGTGTATTTTGAAAAGAGCAGTCGCTGCTGCATGCGCAGCGCATCGAGCATAGTGCCTGCATCCGTAATCGGATTGCCGTCTGCGTCCGAGCCAATCCACGAGCCGTACCGTATGAACGCCGGAAACCTGTAGTTTCGTCCGGGAAATGCCCGCCTGAATGAAAAATCGAGTCTCCTGTAGAATTCCGGTATTGTTTCAATGATGTTTATGTCAAAGAAATACAGGCCGTATTTCAACTCGTCTTCCATTTCAGGTCTCCTGCCGCGCAGCTCGTCAGTAAGCCACAGTTCAGCAATCTCCTCCCTTAGGGATGCGTATGCTGCCGTTTTTTCTAGGTCTGTCGAAGCGTCGTGAAGCTCCAGCAGCGCCTCCTCGACTCGTTTCACTTTTTCAAGTATCGTTTTCCTTCGTGCCTCGGTAGGATGGGGTGTGAGCACAAATGCAAGCGCTATCGAGTTGAACATCTCCTCGACCCCGCCTGCTGACAGGCCGTTCCTGGCGAGCGTCAGCATCATCTCTTCAGCCGAATCGGTAACGGCACCGCGTCTCATGCCCGCCTTCAGCTTTCTTATCCTGAGGACGTCCTCCGCCACGTTCACGATCTGAAAATAGGCTGTGAATGCACGCACAAGCAGCAGGAGTCCGTCGTCGTCCTGTGCTCTGACCAGCCTTGAAAGCTCACGCGAAGCAAGCGTTTTTCCCCGGCGAAGCGACACGGAGAGCCTTCTCGCACTCTCGACGAGTTCCAGTGCATCTCTTCCCTCAATTTCGCCGATTGTGTTTCCCAGCGTCTCCGCGAGGAAGCCGACGTCGCTACGCAAATCCCCGCCCGCAGGCACAACGCGCTTTTCCATAACTCCGCGAATGATGATTTTACGGCTGTTTTAAAGACTTTGCTATTTTTTATCAGTTGTTCCCGGAATCCCGGTCGGGGAAGGCATCAGAAGGAGATGAAACAGTCTGCATGCGCCATGAGGCCTGAAAGGCCGTTTCTTCCGATTCGTTCTGCGTCACGCCGCAGCGGCAGCTGTTCCGTGGAATCCTCGACACATAGCGTGAACACCGCTCCGAGCCGATGGAGGTCATCCGTCAGTCTCTTCATGCAGAATATGGCGGCGCCTTCCAGGACGATGGTTGTCTCAGCCCTTGCGCAGAGGCTCGCTATCAGGCCGGGAATATCGGAATCGTGCGCAATCCTGCGATGTATGTGTATGAGCACCTTCATCAGAACACCAGCACCTTCGACGAAAGCATGATCGATGAGAGTTCATCGGACTCAATCAGTCTGTAATTTTCCGGAAGTGGCACTTCGGGGATCAGCCGCCTGAACGAACCGGCGTGAACACGGATACGGATGGAGTCGGTGCCTTCCATTCTCTTCAGCGTCTCTCTCCCGAATTTTCCACCAGTCTGTTCCAGCAGTATGAATGCGCCGTCGTCTATAAGGATGAAATCAACTTCATGATTCAATGCCGCAATCATGAATGAGACGCGCACCGCCTCCGTCAGATGTGCCGTCGACAGCGGCGGTCTCGTGAGCAACACTGTTACCTTCATCATTCCTCCGCCGTGTAGCTGAATATTGCGTCCGCCGTCTCAATCTCTTCGACAAGATCCTCGAGCCCGCCCATTTTTGCTTTCTCTATGAGCGTGCTCACACCCCTCATTGCAGAGCATGTCGAACAGCAGATTATGTTCACACCGCCGAGTCCGGCAAAACCTGCAACCACCTCGGCCGCCCCTTTGCGGCTCAGCGGCATCGACGCGTTGTAGGTGCCGTCGCCAAGCAGGAAAACCGAGACCGTGTGCCCTTCCCCTGAAAGCGCGGCAGCCTTTTCCAGCACATATTCGGCCTCCCTGTGCTGAACCGGAGACGAGAAGAGAATGAAGAGGCAGCGCACGATGCTACTCCTCCACAGCGGACCAGCCGGACATCGTGCACACATATCTGCTGCCCTCTATTTCCACGATGCCGCCCTTGTCCACCTCTCCCTCAAAGAAAAGGCTGTTCAGCAGTTCCAGGTGTTCGGACGGAATGCCTTCCGTCCGTCCTCCTGTGAAGAACGGATCGCCTATCCTCGCAATGACCCTCACCCTGATCATTCACATCTTCCTCTGTCTCTCTGCCTGCGCATTCTGCAGCATGGCAAATCGCATCCTTCTGATTGTTTTGAACAGTTCGGTGTTGCTGTAAAGCTCTATTTCTCCTCTGTCGGAGAGTCCGCTGACGGCCGGGTCGAGCGGAATCGTCCCTATATATGGAACGTCAAGCTCCGACGCTGCCTTCTCCCCTCCTTCCCTTCCGAAGACATTGACTCTGGATCCGTCAGGAAGGCGGAGGAATGCCATGTTTTCAATCACGCCAGTGACTGGCACATGCATCTCCCTGGCCATAATTACTGCCCTCGCGACAACGGACCGTGCCACCTCCATCGGACTCGTGACGAAAAGGACGCCGTCAGGCGTGAGCGACTGGAAAACAGTCATCGGCGCATCGGATGTTCCAGGCGGAAGGTCTACTATCAGGTAGTGGAGCTTTCCCCAGGCCGTTTCGGAGAACAGCCCCCTTATTGCGCTGTTTATGAGCGGCCCCCTCCAGACAAGCGGTGTCTTGAACCTGTCCATGATCAGGTCCACTGTCATGATCTTTACGCCTGTCTGCGAACTG
Protein-coding sequences here:
- a CDS encoding phosphoenolpyruvate carboxylase, translating into MEKRVVPAGGDLRSDVGFLAETLGNTIGEIEGRDALELVESARRLSVSLRRGKTLASRELSRLVRAQDDDGLLLLVRAFTAYFQIVNVAEDVLRIRKLKAGMRRGAVTDSAEEMMLTLARNGLSAGGVEEMFNSIALAFVLTPHPTEARRKTILEKVKRVEEALLELHDASTDLEKTAAYASLREEIAELWLTDELRGRRPEMEDELKYGLYFFDINIIETIPEFYRRLDFSFRRAFPGRNYRFPAFIRYGSWIGSDADGNPITDAGTMLDALRMQQRLLFSKYTAALNRLISRLSVSEKYAIMSGALMHRLETCKTDFPEVWKEISRVNENEPYRALCSFIIARLAETEAHAPRRYTCGEELLSDLRVMQQSLLEGGNDTIAGGALEDLIRTVETFSIHLASPDIRVHSSEQSDAVAALAPSSEETAGYNDMTDDEKRKRLEELLASPVKPVIAGREGHRETRILAMLKAAGEAQKRFGKGSMGSYIVSNTHSDIQLLEALFLQKAAGLGTDGTSELPVVPLFETYADLRKSADVMTRLFGNRLYSEFLSRRGMEQEIMLGYSDSNKDAGYMTSRWLIYCSQTDLLEAASRFGVRLKFFHGRGGSISRGGGPTHLAILSQPQESAGCSLKFTEQGEVLWSRYFDREITIREYEQAISAILRLKSHTLRTRDTWVEEMELISEKSHETYRRMLTDSRLPGYLSEATPLKYIPSLNIGTRPATRGHLSFRDLRAIPWVFSWTQNRHLISGWYGAGTGLRTRSAAGKHTRREMAAQWNFFKSLIDMLEMTLAKTDFYVGSRYAELASPGNRSLFDTFEKEYDRTVKTVSELRGKALLEDNRTLRESIALRNPYVDVINAVQAEVISRLRSREQDMKLERIMLMSIKGIAYGMRNTG
- a CDS encoding DsrE family protein, with translation MMKVTVLLTRPPLSTAHLTEAVRVSFMIAALNHEVDFILIDDGAFILLEQTGGKFGRETLKRMEGTDSIRIRVHAGSFRRLIPEVPLPENYRLIESDELSSIMLSSKVLVF
- a CDS encoding DsrE family protein, with protein sequence MRCLFILFSSPVQHREAEYVLEKAAALSGEGHTVSVFLLGDGTYNASMPLSRKGAAEVVAGFAGLGGVNIICCSTCSAMRGVSTLIEKAKMGGLEDLVEEIETADAIFSYTAEE
- a CDS encoding ATP-binding protein; its protein translation is MTREPIELLSTVPHPEEKYSLSEKGMLSAVDVEGTEVKVRVSVPHAYPLSNVIKSDIEAVLAGEGYRAVVEFSETADTGAATRRSVELPIVDSGTHERTGIDALPRGDISNIIAVASGKGGVGKSFVTAVLATHLSMLGFRTGILDADITGPCISRMFGLNSLPELGKDGKIVPLSSQTGVKIMTVDLIMDRFKTPLVWRGPLINSAIRGLFSETAWGKLHYLIVDLPPGTSDAPMTVFQSLTPDGVLFVTSPMEVARSVVARAVIMAREMHVPVTGVIENMAFLRLPDGSRVNVFGREGGEKAASELDVPYIGTIPLDPAVSGLSDRGEIELYSNTELFKTIRRMRFAMLQNAQAERQRKM